The Streptomyces sp. R28 region AGCCGGGGCTCGCTCGTCACCTGGACCGGGCGCAGACCGCTCACCTGGCTGAAGGCGCCGCGTTCGTGCACCTCGGGATGGGCCAGGGCGTGCAGGGCGACGGTCGCATTGCCGGTGCGGCCCGCCCAGCAGCGCAGGGCGACCTGCTGGGCCATGGTGCCCGTCGGGAAGAACGCGGCCGCCTCCTTGCCGAGCAGCCCTGCGACCTTCTCCTCCAGGGCGCCGACGATGCCGTCGCCGTAGAGGTCCGCCGACTCGTCCAGGTCGTGCAGATCCAGCGCACGCGCCTCGTCCAACAGCGCCAGGCGCTCGCGGAGGGTGCCCAGGAAGCCGGGGCGCGCGAGAACCCGTCGCGCGCCCCGGTAGGCAGCGATGCGCCGATCCCGGCGTCGCTTGCGTTGCTCGGCGTCCGACAAGGGATCGGACTCCTCGTACCGCTCGACGTGCCGCCCGGTCTGTTCCGCCGTATCGCTCATGCGCGGGATCATGCCGTGCGCCCATGTGCGCGAGCACCTGCATTTTCGTCCGCTGCACGTGCGTCCGCACGCCTGCGTCCGCACGCACCGGGGAGGCCGCGCCCGCCCTCCGTGTGCGCGGCGTGCGATAACCCACAGCCTGTGGACAACCGGACGCCTGTCGAACCGATCGCGTTAACATGACGAGAAATCGTCCGGTACCCCGAGCGGACTGGAACGGGAAGGCCTCCGTCGCGTGAGTACAAGCCAACAGCCAGATCCCAAGGACCGCCCCGCGCGGCTCACCGTCGGTGTCGTCGGCGCCGGCCGCGTGGGCCCCGCGCTCGCCGCGTCCCTCCAACTCGCCGGACACCGCCCGGTGGCCGTCTCCGGGGTCTCCGACGCCTCCCGGCGACGGGCCGCGCAGCTGCTCCCCGACGTGCCGCTCGTGCCGCCCGCCGAAGTCCTCGCGCGTGCGGAACTGGTGCTGCTGACCGTCCCGGACGACGCGCTGCCCGGGCTGGTCGAGGGCCTCGCCGAGACCGGGGCCGTACGGCCGGGCCAGCTACTGGTGCACACCTCCGGGCGGTACGGCGCGAAGGTCCTGGACCCCGCCCTGCGCGCGGGCGCGCTGCCGCTGGCCCTGCACCCGGCGATGACCTTCACCGGCACTCCCGTGGACGTCCAGCGCCTGGCCGGCTGCTCCTTCGGCGTCACCGCGCCCGAGGAGCTGCGGCTGGCCGCCGAGGCCCTCGTCATCGAGATGGGCGGCGAACCCGAGTGGATCGCCGAGGAGATGCGCCCGCTCTACCACGCGGCGCTCGCGCTGGGCGCCAACCACCTGGTGACGCTCGTCGCCCAGTCCATGGAGCTGCTGCGCGAGGCCGGCGTGGCGGCCCCCGACCGGATGCTCGGCCCGCTGCTCGGCGCCGCCCTCGACAACGCGCTGCGTTCCGGCGACGCGGCCCTGACCGGCCCCGTCGCGCGCGGGGACGCGGGCACCGTTGCCGCGCACGTGACGGAGCTGCGGCGGTACGCCCCGCAGACCGTCGCCGGCTATCTCGCGATGGCGCGCGCGACCGCCGACCGGGCGCTCGCGCACGGACTGCTCAAGCCGGAGCTCGCCGAGGACCTCCTCGGGGTACTCGCCACCGGGACCGACGGCTCCGAGGGAGAGGCCCGATGACCACCACCCTGCTGCGCACCGCCGGCGAACTGCACGCGCGCGTGCGCAGCGGCCGCCGCGCCGTCGTGATGACCATGGGCGCCCTGCACGAGGGCCACGCCACCCTGATCCGCACCGCGCGCGGTATCGCCGGGCCGGACGGCGAGGTCGTGGTCACCGTCTTCGTGAACCCGCTGCAGTTCGGCAAGGGCGAGGACCTCGACCGCTACCCGCGCACCCTGGAGGCCGACCTCAAGATCGCCGAACAGTCGGGCGCGGACGCCGTGTTCGCCCCCTCGGTCGACGAGGTCTACCCGGGCGGCGAGCCCCAAGTCCGCATCGGCGCCGGACCCATGGGGGAGAGCCTGGAGGGCGCCTCGCGCCCCGGCCACTTCGACGGCATGCTCACCGTCGTCGCCAAGCTGCTCCACCTCACCCGCCCCGACGTCGCCCTGTACGGCCAGAAGGACGCCCAGCAGCTCGCCCTGATCCGCCGCATGGTGCGCGACCTGAACTTCGGCGTCGAGATCGTGGGCGTCCCGACCGTGCGCGAGGAGGACGGCCTCGCGCTCTCCAGCCGCAACCGCTACCTCTCGCCCAAGGAGCGGCACACGGCACTCGCGCTGTCCCAGGCGCTGTTCGCCGGCCGCGACCGGCACGCGGCCCAGGAGGCGCTGCGCGCGCGTGCACGTGAAGTGCCCGCCACGCGCGCGCGTGCGGAAGCGCTCAGCGCCATAGGGGAGTCCCGCGCGGCGGCCGACGCGCACGCCGTCGCCAAGGCCGTCCCCGGCGCCGCGGCGGCCGTCCGCGCCGCCGCACGCCTGATCCTCGACGACGCCGCCCGCCTCGACCCGCCGCTCGAACTGGACTACCTCGCGCTCGTCGACCCGTCCGACTTCACGGAGATCGAGGACGACTTCACCGGCGAGGCCGTCCTCGCCGTCGCCGCCCGGGTCGGGACGACCCGGCTGATCGACAACATCCCCCTCACCTTCGGAGCCGCCTCGTGACCAGCACAGGCATACGACTGCACGCGCCCGCGCCCGGGTGGTCCATCTCCGCGGACGTCGTGGTCGTCGGCTCCGGCGTCGCGGGCCTCACCGCGGCCCTGCGCTGCGAGGCCGCCGGCCTGACGACCGTCGTCGTCACCAAGGCCCGCCTCGACGACGGCTCCACCCGCTGGGCCCAGGGCGGCATCGCCGCGGCCCTGGGCGAGGGCGACACCCCCGAACAGCACCTCGACGACACCCTGGTCGCGGGCGCGGGCCTGTGCGACGAGGACGCGGTGCGCATCCTCGTCACCGAGGGCCCCGACGCCGTACGCCGCCTCATTGAGACCGGCGCCCACTTCGACGAGTCCGAGCAAGGCGGCCTGGAACTCACCCGCGAGGGCGCCCACCACCGCCGCCGTATCGCCCACGCCGGCGGCGACGCGACCGGCGCGGAGATCTCCCGGGCGCTGGTCGAGGCGGTACGCGCGCGTGGCCTGCGCACGGTCGAGAACGCACTCGTCCTCGACCTCCTCACGGACGCCGAGGGCCGTACGGCGGGCGTCACCCTGCACGTCATGGGCGAGGGCCAGCACGACGGCGTAGGAGCGGTCCACGCGCCCGCGGTGGTCCTGGCGACCGGCGGCATGGGCCAGGTCTTCTCGGCGACGACGAACCCGTCCGTGTCGACGGGCGACGGAGTAGCCCTCGCCCTGCGCGCGGGCGCCGAGGTGAGCGACCTGGAATTCGTCCAGTTCCACCCCACCGTCCTGTTCCTCGGCCCGGACGCGGAGGGTCAGCAGCCCCTGGTCTCCGAGGCGGTACGCGGTGAAGGCGCCCACCTGGTCGACGCCGACGGCGTGCGCTTCATGGTCGGGCAGCACGAACTGGCCGAACTCGCCCCCCGGGACATCGTCGCCAAGGGCATCATGCGGCGTATGCAGGAGCAGGACGCCGAGCACATGTTCCTCGACGCCCGCCACTTCGGCGCCGACATGTGGGAGCACCGCTTCCCGACGATCCTCGCCGCCTGCCGCGCGCACGGCATCGACCCGGTGCACGACCCGATCCCGATCGCCCCGGCCGCCCACTACGCCTCCGGCGGCGTCCGCACCGACTCCCAGGGCCGTACGACCGTCGCCGGCCTGTACGCGTGCGGCGAGGTGGCCTGCACGGGCGTGCACGGCGCCAACCGCCTGGCCTCCAACTCGCTCCTCGAAGGCCTGGTGTACGCCGAACGCATCGCGGCGGACATCGCGGCGGCCCGGGCGGCCAACGGCCTCCACGCACGCGTGCCGCACCCCGTGCCGTACCCCGAAACCCCCGAGCACCCGCTGCTCGCACCCGAGGCCCGCTTCGCGATCCAGCGGATCATGGCGGACGGCGCGGGCGTCCTGCGCTCCGCCGAGTCCCTCGCCAGGGCCGCCGAACAGATCCAGCAGCTGCACACCGACGCCCGGGACGCCCTCGCGGAGAACGGCAAGACCGCCGAGCCCGGCGTCGACACCTGGGAGGCCACCAACCTCATGTGCGTGGCCCGCGTCCTGGTCGCCGCCGCCCGCCTGCGCGAGGAGACGCGCGGCTGCCACTGGCGTGAGGACGAGCCCGACCGCGACGACGCGACCTGGCGCCGCCACATCGTCGTACGCCTGAACCCCGACCGCGCACTGGCCGTGCACACCACCGACACCGCAGACTTCCCCCCGACCCGGCCTCAGGAGCAGTGACAGAAGTGACCACCCCCGACCTTCCCCTCGCCTCGACCGGCGGCTGCGGCGACGACTGCGCCTGCGGTGCCGACGAGGAGTACCTGGAGTGCGGCCTCGACCCCGCGCTCGCACAGCTGCTGGCCGACGCGGGCCTCGACCCGGTCGAGATCGAGGACATCGCCAACGTCGCCATCCAGGAGGACCTGGCACACGGCGTGGACGTGACGACGGTCGCGACGATCCCCGAAGAGGCGACCGCCACCGCCGACTTCGTCGCGCGCGAGGGGGGCGTGGTGGCCGGCCTCAGGGTCGCCGAAGCGGTCGTCTCGATCGTCTGCGAGGACGAGTTCGAGGTGGAACGCCACGTGGAGGACGGCGACGAGGTGGCGGCAGGACAGAAGCTCCTGTCGATCACCACCCGCACCCGGGACCTCCTGACCGCCGAGCGCAGCGCACTGAACATCCTCTGTCGCCTGTCGGGCATCGCGACGGCCACGCGCGCGTGGGCGGACGCACTGGAAGGCACGAAGGCGCGGGTCCGCGACACCCGCAAGACGACACCGGGCCTGCGGGCGCTGGAGAAGTACGCGGTGCGCTGCGGCGGCGGAGTGAACCACCGCATGTCCCTGTCGGACGCGGCCCTGGTGAAGGACAACCACGTAGTGGCCGCAGGCGGCGTGGCACAGGCCTTCAAGGCGGTCCGCGAGACCTTCCCGGAGGTCCCGATCGAGGTCGAGGTGGACACCCTCCACCAGCTCCGCGAGGTGGTGGACGCGGGCGCGGACCTGATCCTCCTGGACAACTTCACGCCGGGCGAGTGCGAGGAGGCGGTGGCGATCGTGAACGGCCGGGCAGCACTCGAGGCATCGGGCCGCCTGACCCTCGCCAACGCCAAGGCGTACGCCGAGACGGGCGTCGACTACCTGGCCGTAGGGGCCCTCACCCACTCCTCGCCGATCCTGGACATCGGCCTGGACCTGCGAGCGGCGGAGTAGGAACGGGCATGCTCCTCACAATCGACGTAGGCAACACCCACACCGTCCTCGGCCTCTTCGACGGCGAGGACATCGTCGAACACTGGCGCATCTCGACGGACTCCCGCCGCACGGCCGACGAACTGGCGGTCCTCCTCCAGGGCCTGATGGGCATGCACCCGCTCCTCGGCGAGGAACTGGGCGACGGCATCGACGGAATCGCCATCTGCGCCACCGTCCCCTCAGTCCTCCACGAGCTGCGCGAGGTGACCCGCCGCTACTACGGCGACGTCCCCGCGGTGCTGGTCGAACCGGGCGTCAAAACGGGCGTACCGATCCTGACGGACAACCCGAAGGAGGTCGGCGCGGACCGCATCATCAACGCGGTCGCGGCTGTGGAGCTCTACGGCGGCCCCGCGATCGTCGTCGACTTCGGTACGGCGACGACGTTCGACGCGGTGAGCGCGCGCGGCGAGTACGTCGGCGGTGTCATCGCCCCCGGCATCGAGATCTCGGTCGAGGCACTCGGCGTCAAGGGCGCCCAACTCCGCAAGATCGAGGTGGCCCGCCCGCGCAGCGTGATCGGCAAGAACACGGTCGAGGCGATGCAGGCCGGCATCATCTACGGCTTCGCCGGCCAGGTGGACGGCGTGGTCAGCCGCATGGCCCGCGAACTGGCGGACGACCCCGACGACGTCACGGTCATCGCCACGGGCGGCCTGGCGCCGATGGTCCTGGGCGAGTCCTCGGTCATCGACGAACACGAGCCGTGGCTGACCCTGATCGGCCTACGCCTGGTGTACGAGCGCAACGTCTCCCGCATGTGACTCCGTCGGCCGGGCCGGGGGGGGTGGGTCGCGCGGCCCGGCGTCGGCGGGGTCGCCCGCGCCCACTCGTGCTGGGGGCCTGCGGCCCCCAGACCCCCGCTTCGGCCCTGAACGGGCACGCCCCCAGGCACGGACCCGCGTCGAGAGGCAGGTGTCCGCGCATCGTCCCCGCGCTGCCCCACGGGCCCGCAGTCGCGCACGGCGGGCACGGCGGGCACGGCCTCGACCCACCCACCGAACCGCAGGCGCCACACGCGCCCCCACCCGCCCCGCACAGGCCGCCGCAGGCATCCACGCGGCGCACCCCACCACCCGAGCGGCTCCCCACGCGACACCCACCTCCCTTATGCCGCGTTTGTCTGATTAGCGCGTATCGTCGGCGCATGCCCACGCCATACGGATCCCGCGGCGGCATGGCGTTCGGTGTGGAGGAGCTGCGTGTGCTCCGCCGCGCTCTCGCCCTCGCCCTTCACCCCAGCCCCGCCAAGGCCGAGGACGTCCAGGACTGTCTCCGCCTCGCCGAGTCGCTCGACGAGGCGATGCGCGAGGGCGCCCGGATGCGTGCCTTCCTGGTGGCCGACCTCGCCCGCTGCCGCGCCACCCTCCCCGGCACCGCGGCCGGCTACCTCACCCTCCTCGAGGAGGCCCTGGGCGCCGGACATCGCCCGACCCCCGACGATCTCGCCGCTCTGCGGGCCCTGCGCGGCAACCCCACCGCCGCCACCCTCCTCGGCCGCTGCCGGGCACTAGCCGAGCAGGACGTACGAGGCCGCCTCGCGCGCGACGACGCCGACCCGGCTCCCCGCGTCACGCCGACCATCCCCGGCTCCCGTACGCGCTTCCTGGCCCTCCCCGGAGGCCTCTCCGACGGTCCGCCCAGCCCCGCGGTCCACCTCCCCGCCCAGGACGCCGGCCAGGAACCCGGCAAGCAGCCGCGCAAGAGGCCCGCCGAGAAGCCGGCAGCTCCGAGACCCGGCCCCGACCGAGCCCCAGGCCCCGAACCCGCCCCCGCCCCCAAGCCGGCGCGCCCCATCCCCACCCCCGGCGAGGTCTTCCCGCGCCGCAAGCCGACCTCACCCCCCACGAACCCGCCCCAACAGCTCGCCGCAGGCTGAGCGCAACCACAGGGCTGAGGCGTGGCGGGCTCCGAAACCCCCGGCGCCCGCCACGCCCTCGCCCCCTGGCTACTCTTGGACGCATGGACTACGTCTCCGCACTCCTGCCCCCGGCCGTCATGGCCGTGTTCTTCATCGGTCTGATCAGGGTGATCGTGAAGACCCAGGGTGGAGCCAACAAGGCCAAGGAAGACGCGGCCGTGGACGCCGCACTCGCGCGCGTGGAGGCCACCCGCCAGACCCCCGCGACCCCGGACGCCTAGCCCGGACCTCTGCCTGAGCAGCCGCCCGTCGGCGCGCTCAACGGCGTACGACTCCAAGCCCCAGCGCTTATCGAGTCGTACGCCCTTTTTGTTCCCGTTTGCCAGGTGAAGTGACTGTTCGGCACGCAAACATCGAGATCTCCCACTATTGTGCTGAACTGTGCCTCGCCCATTGGGAGAACTCGAAGACGCGGTCATGACGCGGGTGTGGAAGTGGAACCGCCCGGTGACCGTTCGAGAAGTCCTGGAAGATCTCCAGCAGGAACGGTCCATCGCCTACACCACGGTGATGACCGTTTTGGACAATCTCCATCAGAAGGGCTGGGTGCGCCGCGAAGCGGAAGGTCGGGCCTATCGATATGAGGCGGTCTCCACACGAGCCGCCTACGCCGCCGCCCTGATGAACGACGCCTGGTCGCAGAGCGACAACCCCGCCGCCGCACTCGTCGCCTTCTTCGGCATGATGAGCGAGGAACAGCGCACGTCCCTGCGGGACGCCGTACGCATCGCCCAGGGCCCGGAAACGCCCGAACCCGCGCCACCGCCCGATACGCGCCGCGTTACGAGCGGCGATACCGACAGCGCCGATACCAGCGGCACTGATACCCGCGGCACCGATACGAGCAGCGCCGATACCCCCGGCACCGATACCCGCAGTACCGATACCAGCCCCGATACGGGCCCCCATACCAGCGGCGATACCAGCCCGGATACCCGTACCGATACCGGCAGTGAGAACCCCGGCTCGGCGCAGGAGCCCGACGGGCGATAGCGTCCGCTCATGTCAGCAGAGAGCCACTCGGCCGAGAGCTCCTCGGCGGAGAGCCCAGAAGTCACCGCAAAAGCCATCACCGTCCGGCGGGCCCGCACCAGCGATGTCGAGGCGGTGCGCCGTCTCCTTGACGAGTACGTCCAGCGTCGCATCCTGCTCGACAAAGCCACGGTGACCCTTTACGAGGACATCCAGGAGTTCTGGGTCGCCGAACGCGACGACAACGGCGAGGTCGTCGGCTGCGGCGCCCTGCACGTGATGTGGGAAGACCTGGCGGAAGTCCGCACTCTGGCGGTGAAGCCCGGCCTGAAGGGCGCCGGCGTCGGTCATCAGTTGCTGGAGAAGTTGCTGCACACCGCGCGCTGGCTCGGCGTTCGCCGAGTTTTCTGCCTGACCTTCGAAGTGGACTTCTTCGGCATGCACGGCTTCGTCGAGATCGGCGAGACACCGGTGGACACCGATGTCTACGCGGAGCTGCTGCGTTCCTATGACGAGGGCGTGGCGGAGTTCCTCGGTCTCGAACGAGTGAAACCGAACACCTTGGGCAACAGCCGGATGCTTCTGCATCTGTGATCGCCGCCCTCTATTCCGGCGGGTGACCCTGCCCAGGTGCCCTATGTCCGAAACGCGCATGTTTCCGGACCACGGTCGGCCTGTGGGTCTCTCCCGGGGGTTTGTGTTTTTCCAGCAAAAGCGGTTTGCTTTCCGACGTACTGCAGTACTGCATATAACAGGGGACGGCGAAACGGCGGACGCCGTAGACCCCCGGCCCTCAAGTTATCGATGAAAGGAAATCCGGTGGCACAGAAGGTTCAGGTCCTTCTTGTCGACGACCTCGACGGCGGCGAGGCGGACGAGACCGTGACGTTCGCGCTGGACGGCAAGACGTACGAGATCGATCTCACGACTTCCAATGCAGACAAGCTCCGTGGTCTTCTCGACCCTTACGTGAAGGGCGGTCGTCGTACCGGAGGTCGCGCTTCGGGTGGGCGTGGAAAGGCGCGCGCCGCTTCCGGTGGCAGCCAGGACACCGCGCAGATCCGCGCGTGGGCGAAGGAGAACGGTTACGAGGTCAACGACCGCGGCCGCGTCCCGGCGTCCATTCGCGAGGCATACGAGAAGGCCAACGCCTGATTCCAGGGCAAAGCCTGGTCTACGGACAGGCCGACGGCTGGGCGCCCCCGTGCCGCAGCCGCAGGCGGTGGCACTGCGTTGCCACTGTGTCCAGAACCCGTACCAGATCGGGGGCGCCCCCAACGCCCCCCATGGCCGACAGTGTCGGCAGCGAGTCCTCGACCTCGCCCCCAGGCTCGGGGGGTCGCAGCCACACGGCGGCCCCCTGTACGGCGTCGGAGCGGCCCAGGGGAAGCGGCCGCACCTCACCGGGCTCCGGCACGCCAGGACGTCGTACGGCCTTGTTCGATCGCGTATCGAGAGGCCGTACGGCCATGACCGGCCCCTGCTCGGGTGGCAGGGGCGCCTCCATGAGGTCGCCCTCGCCGAGTGTCGCCAGGTCCAGGGGCAGCGTTCCCCACTCCAGCCAGTCCAGCACCCCTGGCACATCCTCCGCGCTGCCCGCTGACATGAGCAGTCGCATCCGCTCGCCCCG contains the following coding sequences:
- a CDS encoding Rossmann-like and DUF2520 domain-containing protein, coding for MSTSQQPDPKDRPARLTVGVVGAGRVGPALAASLQLAGHRPVAVSGVSDASRRRAAQLLPDVPLVPPAEVLARAELVLLTVPDDALPGLVEGLAETGAVRPGQLLVHTSGRYGAKVLDPALRAGALPLALHPAMTFTGTPVDVQRLAGCSFGVTAPEELRLAAEALVIEMGGEPEWIAEEMRPLYHAALALGANHLVTLVAQSMELLREAGVAAPDRMLGPLLGAALDNALRSGDAALTGPVARGDAGTVAAHVTELRRYAPQTVAGYLAMARATADRALAHGLLKPELAEDLLGVLATGTDGSEGEAR
- the panC gene encoding pantoate--beta-alanine ligase encodes the protein MTTTLLRTAGELHARVRSGRRAVVMTMGALHEGHATLIRTARGIAGPDGEVVVTVFVNPLQFGKGEDLDRYPRTLEADLKIAEQSGADAVFAPSVDEVYPGGEPQVRIGAGPMGESLEGASRPGHFDGMLTVVAKLLHLTRPDVALYGQKDAQQLALIRRMVRDLNFGVEIVGVPTVREEDGLALSSRNRYLSPKERHTALALSQALFAGRDRHAAQEALRARAREVPATRARAEALSAIGESRAAADAHAVAKAVPGAAAAVRAAARLILDDAARLDPPLELDYLALVDPSDFTEIEDDFTGEAVLAVAARVGTTRLIDNIPLTFGAAS
- a CDS encoding L-aspartate oxidase, whose translation is MTSTGIRLHAPAPGWSISADVVVVGSGVAGLTAALRCEAAGLTTVVVTKARLDDGSTRWAQGGIAAALGEGDTPEQHLDDTLVAGAGLCDEDAVRILVTEGPDAVRRLIETGAHFDESEQGGLELTREGAHHRRRIAHAGGDATGAEISRALVEAVRARGLRTVENALVLDLLTDAEGRTAGVTLHVMGEGQHDGVGAVHAPAVVLATGGMGQVFSATTNPSVSTGDGVALALRAGAEVSDLEFVQFHPTVLFLGPDAEGQQPLVSEAVRGEGAHLVDADGVRFMVGQHELAELAPRDIVAKGIMRRMQEQDAEHMFLDARHFGADMWEHRFPTILAACRAHGIDPVHDPIPIAPAAHYASGGVRTDSQGRTTVAGLYACGEVACTGVHGANRLASNSLLEGLVYAERIAADIAAARAANGLHARVPHPVPYPETPEHPLLAPEARFAIQRIMADGAGVLRSAESLARAAEQIQQLHTDARDALAENGKTAEPGVDTWEATNLMCVARVLVAAARLREETRGCHWREDEPDRDDATWRRHIVVRLNPDRALAVHTTDTADFPPTRPQEQ
- the nadC gene encoding carboxylating nicotinate-nucleotide diphosphorylase codes for the protein MTTPDLPLASTGGCGDDCACGADEEYLECGLDPALAQLLADAGLDPVEIEDIANVAIQEDLAHGVDVTTVATIPEEATATADFVAREGGVVAGLRVAEAVVSIVCEDEFEVERHVEDGDEVAAGQKLLSITTRTRDLLTAERSALNILCRLSGIATATRAWADALEGTKARVRDTRKTTPGLRALEKYAVRCGGGVNHRMSLSDAALVKDNHVVAAGGVAQAFKAVRETFPEVPIEVEVDTLHQLREVVDAGADLILLDNFTPGECEEAVAIVNGRAALEASGRLTLANAKAYAETGVDYLAVGALTHSSPILDIGLDLRAAE
- a CDS encoding type III pantothenate kinase, whose translation is MLLTIDVGNTHTVLGLFDGEDIVEHWRISTDSRRTADELAVLLQGLMGMHPLLGEELGDGIDGIAICATVPSVLHELREVTRRYYGDVPAVLVEPGVKTGVPILTDNPKEVGADRIINAVAAVELYGGPAIVVDFGTATTFDAVSARGEYVGGVIAPGIEISVEALGVKGAQLRKIEVARPRSVIGKNTVEAMQAGIIYGFAGQVDGVVSRMARELADDPDDVTVIATGGLAPMVLGESSVIDEHEPWLTLIGLRLVYERNVSRM
- a CDS encoding BlaI/MecI/CopY family transcriptional regulator; the encoded protein is MPRPLGELEDAVMTRVWKWNRPVTVREVLEDLQQERSIAYTTVMTVLDNLHQKGWVRREAEGRAYRYEAVSTRAAYAAALMNDAWSQSDNPAAALVAFFGMMSEEQRTSLRDAVRIAQGPETPEPAPPPDTRRVTSGDTDSADTSGTDTRGTDTSSADTPGTDTRSTDTSPDTGPHTSGDTSPDTRTDTGSENPGSAQEPDGR
- a CDS encoding amino-acid N-acetyltransferase, which encodes MSAESHSAESSSAESPEVTAKAITVRRARTSDVEAVRRLLDEYVQRRILLDKATVTLYEDIQEFWVAERDDNGEVVGCGALHVMWEDLAEVRTLAVKPGLKGAGVGHQLLEKLLHTARWLGVRRVFCLTFEVDFFGMHGFVEIGETPVDTDVYAELLRSYDEGVAEFLGLERVKPNTLGNSRMLLHL
- a CDS encoding Lsr2 family protein, which translates into the protein MAQKVQVLLVDDLDGGEADETVTFALDGKTYEIDLTTSNADKLRGLLDPYVKGGRRTGGRASGGRGKARAASGGSQDTAQIRAWAKENGYEVNDRGRVPASIREAYEKANA
- a CDS encoding SCO3374 family protein; the encoded protein is MVGTRPVITTEFATIPFPRRPLAPSDQVRRWYENELGWPVVPGTPGFPLSLRVGPRFDVLDVPAQAGHAALRHLTPHSPVAVRGERMRLLMSAGSAEDVPGVLDWLEWGTLPLDLATLGEGDLMEAPLPPEQGPVMAVRPLDTRSNKAVRRPGVPEPGEVRPLPLGRSDAVQGAAVWLRPPEPGGEVEDSLPTLSAMGGVGGAPDLVRVLDTVATQCHRLRLRHGGAQPSACP